The Cellulomonas sp. S1-8 genome has a window encoding:
- a CDS encoding sugar ABC transporter ATP-binding protein, producing the protein MTGISIAFPGVKALDDVPFRLFPGEVHALMGENGAGKSTLIKALTGVYSIDSGRIEVDGQDLRFDGPSQAQAAGISTVYQEVNLCANLTVAENVMLGHEVRRGPFINWRATRRRAAEFLARLNLDIDPRSMLSSHTIAVQQLCAIARALVVDAKVLILDEPTSSLDKAEVAELFRVVRRLKDDGVAILFVSHFLDQIYEISDRLTVLRNGQFVGEHLVADLPRRALIAAMIGKSGEALAGIEEKARSTITIHSERETPFLTAIGLGKAGSIQPFDVNLYAGEILGVAGLLGSGRTEMARLLSGADRADTGEVRVQSTLTKLTSPLGAIERGIAYSTEDRKKEGIVGDLTVRENIALALQARRGTWRPLPRRQLDDVVAKYITALQITPANPNALIRNLSGGNQQKVLLARWLATAPRLLILDEPTRGIDVGAKAEIQKLVTELAQDGMSVVFISSELEEVLRLSQRLVVMRDRAKVDDLVNTDDVTTATILETIAESGAHA; encoded by the coding sequence ATGACCGGCATCTCCATCGCGTTCCCCGGCGTCAAGGCCCTCGACGACGTCCCCTTCCGGCTGTTCCCGGGTGAGGTGCACGCGCTCATGGGGGAGAACGGCGCCGGCAAGTCGACGCTCATCAAGGCCCTCACCGGCGTCTACTCGATCGACTCCGGTCGGATCGAGGTCGACGGTCAGGACCTGCGGTTCGACGGTCCCAGCCAGGCGCAGGCCGCCGGCATCTCGACCGTCTACCAGGAGGTCAACCTCTGCGCGAACCTCACGGTGGCCGAGAACGTCATGCTCGGCCACGAGGTGCGCCGCGGACCGTTCATCAACTGGCGGGCCACCCGCCGCCGGGCCGCCGAGTTCCTCGCGCGTCTCAACCTCGACATCGACCCGCGCTCGATGCTGTCCTCGCACACGATCGCCGTCCAGCAGCTGTGCGCGATCGCGCGTGCGCTCGTCGTCGACGCCAAGGTGCTCATCCTCGACGAGCCCACGTCGAGCCTCGACAAGGCCGAGGTCGCCGAGCTGTTCCGCGTCGTGCGCCGGCTCAAGGACGACGGGGTCGCGATCCTGTTCGTCTCGCACTTCCTCGACCAGATCTACGAGATCTCCGACCGCCTGACCGTGCTGCGCAACGGGCAGTTCGTCGGTGAGCACCTCGTCGCCGACCTGCCCCGCCGTGCGCTGATCGCCGCGATGATCGGCAAGTCGGGCGAGGCGCTCGCGGGCATCGAGGAGAAGGCGCGCTCGACCATCACGATCCACTCCGAGCGCGAGACGCCGTTCCTCACGGCCATCGGCCTGGGCAAGGCCGGGTCGATCCAGCCGTTCGACGTCAACCTCTACGCCGGGGAGATCCTCGGCGTCGCCGGCCTGCTCGGTTCCGGACGCACCGAGATGGCGCGGCTGCTCTCGGGCGCCGACCGGGCCGACACGGGCGAGGTCCGCGTGCAGAGCACGCTCACCAAGCTGACGTCGCCGCTCGGCGCGATCGAGCGGGGCATCGCGTACTCGACCGAGGACCGCAAGAAGGAGGGCATCGTCGGGGACCTCACCGTCCGCGAGAACATCGCCCTCGCGCTCCAGGCCCGGCGCGGCACCTGGCGACCCCTGCCCCGCCGCCAGCTCGACGACGTCGTCGCGAAGTACATCACCGCGCTGCAGATCACCCCGGCCAACCCGAACGCGCTCATTCGCAACCTGTCGGGCGGCAACCAGCAGAAGGTGCTGCTCGCGCGGTGGCTCGCGACGGCCCCGCGCCTGCTCATCCTCGACGAGCCGACCCGCGGCATCGACGTCGGCGCCAAGGCCGAGATCCAGAAGCTCGTCACCGAGCTCGCCCAGGACGGCATGTCCGTCGTGTTCATCTCCTCCGAGCTCGAGGAGGTCCTGCGCCTGAGCCAGCGGCTCGTCGTCATGCGGGACCGCGCCAAGGTCGACGACCTCGTCAACACCGACGACGTCACGACCGCCACGATCCTCGAGACCATCGCCGAGAGCGGAGCCCACGCATGA
- a CDS encoding ABC transporter permease codes for MTPTLPAATPATSRGAAIVSEVTHHGLFWPVLALIALLLACGVMSPGFLDVTVRDGHLFGQLVDLLRNSATPLLLALGMCLVIATGGIDLSVGAVMAIGLAVSLTYLDNAPDPGDVGTVLVAVLLGLVVGALGGAFNGAMVAGLGIQPFIATMILMVAGRGIAMLITQGQITTVTSAPFKTIGSGFVLGIPTPVIIAVAAFVLVALVVRRTALGMFLESIGINREASRLAGVQARRTTWTVYVIAGVLAALAGLVYGAPTMAADANNIGLMKELDAIMVVVLGGTKLDGGRFYLGGLLVGAMLLSTLERAVIIFQLPSQTTPLFKAIVLIAVCVAASPTLRAMLRGRRRADRSDAPAAPVETTSAMEVTA; via the coding sequence ATGACCCCGACCCTCCCCGCGGCGACACCGGCGACGTCCCGCGGCGCCGCGATCGTGAGTGAGGTCACCCACCACGGTCTGTTCTGGCCGGTCCTCGCCCTGATCGCGCTGCTGCTGGCGTGCGGCGTCATGAGCCCCGGGTTCCTCGACGTCACGGTCCGCGACGGCCACCTGTTCGGCCAGCTCGTCGACCTGCTGCGCAACAGCGCCACACCGCTGCTGCTCGCGCTCGGCATGTGCCTGGTCATCGCGACCGGCGGCATCGACCTGTCCGTCGGCGCGGTCATGGCCATCGGCCTGGCGGTGTCGCTGACGTACCTCGACAACGCGCCCGACCCGGGAGACGTCGGCACCGTCCTGGTGGCCGTGCTGCTCGGGCTGGTCGTCGGTGCGCTCGGCGGGGCGTTCAACGGGGCCATGGTCGCCGGGCTCGGGATCCAGCCGTTCATCGCGACGATGATCCTCATGGTCGCCGGGCGCGGCATCGCGATGCTCATCACGCAGGGCCAGATCACCACCGTGACCAGCGCACCGTTCAAGACGATCGGGTCCGGGTTCGTCCTGGGCATCCCGACGCCGGTCATCATCGCGGTCGCGGCGTTCGTCCTCGTGGCGCTCGTCGTGCGACGCACCGCGCTGGGCATGTTCCTGGAGTCGATCGGCATCAACCGCGAGGCCAGCCGCCTCGCGGGCGTCCAGGCGCGGCGCACCACGTGGACCGTCTACGTCATCGCGGGCGTGCTCGCGGCGCTCGCGGGCCTGGTCTACGGGGCGCCCACGATGGCGGCCGACGCCAACAACATCGGCCTGATGAAGGAGCTGGACGCGATCATGGTCGTCGTCCTCGGCGGCACCAAGCTCGACGGCGGGCGGTTCTACCTGGGCGGGCTGCTGGTCGGCGCGATGCTGCTGAGCACGCTCGAGCGGGCCGTCATCATCTTCCAGCTGCCCTCGCAGACGACCCCGCTGTTCAAGGCGATCGTGCTCATCGCGGTGTGCGTGGCCGCGTCGCCCACGCTGCGCGCGATGCTGCGCGGCCGACGACGGGCCGACCGCTCCGACGCCCCGGCTGCCCCCGTCGAGACGACGAGCGCCATGGAGGTGACGGCATGA